In Runella sp. SP2, the genomic window CACAAACTCCTCCTGCGATTTAAGCTCTGGGAATACATTTTTGAATTGTTCGGCCAACACAGGCACCAACTGACTCATAAAAGGCTCAGTAAAGCCCAAATACGAGTAGCCGTAGCGAATGGCGCGGCGCAAAATGCGACGAATTACGTAACCCGCTTTGGCGTTGGACGGAAGCTGTCCGTCGGCAATGGCGAAACTCACCGCCCGAAGGTGGTCAGCGATAACGCGCATGGCGATGTCGGTATAATCGCTGGTGTTGAGTGTTCCGCTTACGCCGTATTTTTTACCGCACATTTTCTCAATGACCTGAATGGTATTTTGGAAAATATCGGTGTCGTAGTTCGATTGTTTGCCTTGAATGGCCATACAAAGGCGCTCAAAACCCATCCCTGTATCCACGTGTTTGGCAGGAAGCGTAATCAACGACCCGTCGGCCTTGCGCTCAAACTGCATAAATACGTTATTCCAGATTTCAACCACTTGCGGGTGGTCGGCGTTGACGAGTTCTTTGCCAGGCTTCGCATCCACTTCGGCTTGGTCGCGGAGGTCGATGTGGATTTCTGAACACGGGCCACAGGGACCTACGTCGCCCATTTCCCAGAAATTATCTTTTTTATTTCCTAAAATGATTCGCTCTTCGCCCCCTAAAATGGCTTTCCAAATATCCCACGCTTCTTGGTCAAACGGTACGCCGTCTTTTTCGTCTCCTTTGAATACCGATACGTAGATGCGGTCTTTGGGAAGTTTATAAATGCCAGTGAGCAATTCCCACGACCACTCCAAGGCTTCTTTTTTGAAGTAATCCCCAAACGACCAGTTGCCGAGCATTTCAAACATCGTGTGGTGGTAGGTGTCAAAACCTACGTCTTCCAAGTCGTTGTGTTTTCCACTCACGCGCAAGCACTTTTGGGTATCGGCGATGCGCTTGCTCGGAGGAGTTCCGTTGCCCAAGAAAAAGTCTTTGAATTGCGCCATGCCCGAGTTGTTAAACATGAGCGTGGGGTCATTTTTGGCAACAAGCGGTGCCGACGGCACGATAAGGTGTCCTTTACTCTTAAAAAAGTCTAAAAAAGCTTGGCGGATTTCGTGAGAAGTCATCTTCGATTTACGTTTAATAGTCGATAGTCCACAGTCGATGGTCGATAGTTTACGGTCGATAGTCCTTAGCTGTGAATTGGGCTGCAAAATTACGGAAAAATGCCGTAGCTTTCAGATTGTGCTTTGATTTTGATTAACTTGCGTAAAAGATACCCAACTGTTTCTGTTCAACGTAGTACTTCTTGCCATGAAAAAACTGCTATTTATTCCCCTCATGTTTGGTGTGCATGTGCTTTGGGCACAGCAACTGCAATTGAAAGTCCCTTCTAAGCAATTACCGCCGATTAAGCAGGCCACTCCCGTGCCTATGTTTCGCTATTCCAGCGATTCCACGGTAGCCTATTCGCGGGTGGACAATATGCCTGTGCTCATTGCGCAGTCTGGTGATGCCATGCCCAATGCGATGCCTATTACTCCCCAAGGAGAAGAGAGTAAATACCGCTACCGAATGCCCAATCCGTTGAAGAAAAATGTGTTGCCTCAAAAACCAAAATAAGGGTTACTAATCGGTTATTTGTGCGATGAAAACAAAGTCAAATCGAATTGGTGGAAGCATTTTTGCAATCATTGGGCTGCTGATGATGATTGGGGCTTGGATGTTGTTTCAAAACGACCAAAAATTTGCAAAAGAGGCTGCTTCAGCCACAGGGACAGTGGTGGAGTCGGTGTATGTAAAATCGCGAAAAGGGAAAGGTTCTTACTATCCCGTTGTCGAATTTCAGACGGCGGAAGGAAAGCGCATGACCTTTCGGTCGGATACGGGTAGGGGCCGCCCTGATTACGAAAACGGCGAACAAGTGAGCATTTTATACGAAAAGCAAAACCCTGCGAATGCTAAAATCGCAGGGTTTTGGGAATTATGGGGACTGTCGGCTGTTTTGGCCGTATTTGGACTTATTTTTATGGGAGTAGGTTTGAAAATTAGCAGGAGTTAATCCTATCAATGATGTCTTTTCGCTCGCAACCCATCAGTACCAATAAAAGCCCGATAAGAGTTTTTCTAGTTTTCATTTATACATTGAGGAGTATTGAAATTTCATTTTTAACGTTAGCTAAGTTTGATTAACATTTTACCCGCTGATTGGCGCAGATTGAGGGCCGCAGATTTTCGCTAAAAAAGGACTTGATGAAGACGTTTTTCAGCGGAAATCTGCGTTTGTATTAGTCAGCGGCCTTCTGCGGGCGAAATAAAAACAATGTCCTAACTACTCATATACAAACTCTCCAAACTCGCTCTGAACCGTTACTTTTTTGCCTTCGCTGGCTTCTACGTAGCCGATGATTTGGGCTTCGATGCCAAACGATTGCGCAATTTCGATGACGCGTTGGGCGTGTTCAGACGAAAGATACACTTCGAGGCGATGCCCCATGTTAAATACTTTGTACATTTCCTGCCAGCTCGTTCCACTTTCGGTTTGTATCAACTTGAAAAGTGGAGGAATGGGGAATAAGTTATTTTTAACAACGTGCAAATTCTCAATAAAATGCAATACCTTGGTTTGGGCGCCACCGCTGCAATGCACCATGCCATGAATGTGCGGACGGAGTTCGTCCAACAACGTTTTGGCAAAAGGGGCGTAGGTACGCGTAGGCGAAAGAATCAATTGACCCACGTTGACAGGTGTATTTTCGACGGCATCTGTAAGGCGTTTGGAGCCGCTATACACCAACGAACTGTGGACTTCGGGGTCAAAACTTTCGGGGTATTTTGGGGCAAGGTAAGAGTCTAACACGTCGTGACGGGCGGAAGTAAGTCCGTTGCTGCCCATACCTCCGTTGTAAGTGGTTTCGTAGGAAGCCTGTCCAAACGATGCCAATCCGACAATCACATCACCTGCTTGGATGGTATCGTTAGAAATCACGTCCGAACGTTTCATGCGTGCAATTACCGTGCTGTTGACCGTAATGGTGCGTACCAAATCGCCTACATCGGCTGTTTCGCCGCCCGTGCTGTAAATCTCAACGCCGTGACTACGAAGCATTTCCAGTACTTCTTCGGTGCCGTTGATGATTTCGGCGATGACCTCGCCAGGGATTTTGTTTTTGTTACGGTCGATGCTCGACGAGATAAGCATCGGACCCGTTGCTCCTACGCAAATCAGGTCGTCGGTATTCATCACAATCGAGTCTTGCGCTATGCCACGCCACACCGACAAGTCACCTGTTTCTTTCCAATACAAATACGCCAGCGAGGTTTTGGTACCTGCTCCGTCGGCGTGCATGATGGTGCAGTAGTCGGGGTCACCTGCCAAAATATCAGGGACGATTTTGCAGAAAGCTTTGGGGAAGAGTCCTTTGTCGAGCTTAGCAATGGCGCGGTGTACGTCTTCTTTGGAGGCCGACACCCCACGTTGTAGGTAACGTTCTGTCATGGAGTTGAAAAACAAAATGAGGCGCAAAGTTACCAACTTTACGCCTCATTTTCTAACCCTATCGGGGTTTTACGCTTTCGGTAGTTGCCAACCGTTATTGTAATGGGCTTTGATGAGGGCGTTGGCTTCCGCGTCGTTTTTGAATGCGCCTGTAGTGGCATCCCAATACACTTTCCGCCCTGTTTTGTAGGCAATGTTACCCATGTGGGCGTTGATAGCTGCCACGCTGCCTGTTTCGATACCGCATTTGAGCAGCTTGGGGTTGTTGTCTTTGATGGCCTGTACAAAGTTTTTGGTATGTTCGTTGAGGTAGTCACCATTGCGCGCTTGATCAGGAATGTCCTCAATTTTATAGACTTTAATGCCGTTTTTGGTTTGGGTTTCGGGGTGCAGCGACCAGCCACCGCGATGCAGTACCAAGGTGCCGTTGTTTCCAATAAACGCAATCCCTTCGGTAAGGCCATAATTCCCGCCGTCGATGCCCGTTGCGTGTTCCCAAAGCATGTTAAAGCCTTCGTATTCATACACCGTTTGGAGCGTATCGGGGGTTTCAGAAGCATCGTCGGGGTAGGCAAGTTTTCCACCCGAAGCCATGACAGATTTGGGTGCTTTGGCATTCATGGCATACAGAGCGATGTCGATTTCGTGGACGCCCCAATCGGTCATTAGGCCACCCGCGTAGTCCCAAAACCAGCGGAAGTTAAAGTGGAATCGGTTGGGGTTGAAGGGGCGTTTTTTGGCGGGACCGAGCCACATGTCATAATCAACGCCCGCAGGAGGTGCGCTGTCGGGCTTGACGGGGACGGGCTCCATCCAGCCTTGGTAGGCCCATACTTTCACCAAACGAATGTTGCCTAATTTCCCCGACCGCACGTACTCAATGGCTTTTTCGTAGTGAGAGCCGCTCCGTTGCCACTGTCCAATTTGGATAATTTTACCCGCGCGTTTAGCCGCAGCGAGCATGATGTTACATTCTTCGATGGAATTGGCCAACGGTTTTTCGCAGTAAACGTGTTTGCCCGCTGCCAATGAATCTGTCAACGCCAAGCAGTGCCAATGGTCGGGCGTACCTACAATCACCGCGTCGATGTCCTTGTTTTCGAGCATTTTGCGGTAATCCTTGTAGAGTTGAGGGCGATTGCCACGGGCGGTTTGCACATCGGCTGCGCGCTGGTCGAGGACACTTTGGTCCACGTCGGCCAGGGCCACGCACTCGACCTCGCTCATTTGGAGGTGGGAGCGTAAATCAGACCACCCCATGCCTTTGCAACCAATCACTCCCAATTGTAATTTATCATTGGCAGAGACTCGTTTACGTTGGCTTGCCAGCAATTCGAGGGGGGTAAATGAGAATAAACTTGCTCCAGTAGCCACCGAAGCCGAACGAATAAAATCTCTGCGGGAAGATTGCATAGGGGTTGTGCGTTTTTTACTATGCAAAAGGAGGGGAAAGGGGGAAATCTAATGTTAACTTGTTCATACAGGTATTATTTCCTCACCTCCCCAATATGATACTCCTGAATCAACGGGGAATTTTCAGGCGTAAGCGTAAACGACACCCAGAGTGTTGCTTTTTCTCCTTCGATAAGGTAGCGGCCGCGCAATTGATTTTCGGGAACAATTTCTTTTACACTCACAATCTTTCCTGCTTTTTCAAACAAAGCGGACGCTTCTTTTTTGAGGGCTTCCAAAGAGTAATCCGCGAAGAAGTTTTCGGCAAATAGCCCGCTGCTTTCGGCATTTTGCCAGTTAGGAAGGAGTTGGGTGAGTTGTTGTTGGCGTTGTTTTAGAATGTCGGAGGCGGGTAGCTGACGAGGTTTTAGCTGGGCACTTACAATGAGCGTATCCAAGATTTGGAGGTTAATCGGGACGGTGGGGGCGTAAGTAACGTTGGCAAACGCAACCACTCCAATGCCGTATTGAGGCAAAATGCGCCAGTTGCTGCCAAAACCAGGCAACCCACCGCTGTGACCTACGTATTCGCGGCCTTCGCAGTCGCGCAGCCAATTGAGACCATAACAATAAGCCGACACCGTAGCGCACGGGCGACCCGACGCGTACTTGAACTGCGGGGAGAAGCCACTGATGTTCCAAGGTTGGTGCATTTCCCGAATCGAACTCCGTTTCAGTGGGCCGTTATCGGCATCGTTTTTGGGAGGCCAAGCCGCCAAATGTAGTGCCATGTATTTGCTAAAATCATCGATAGACGTAATCAAACCACCCATTGCGCCCCATGCGCCGTCGTGGAGAAGGGCTTCTTCTGTCCATTGGCCGTCGCGCCAGCGGTAGCCGTGGGCGAGTTTGTCAGCGGGCACTTCGGCATACTCCCATTTGGTGTGGGTCATGCCGAGGGGTTGGAAGATGTTGTCGTTGATGAACTTTTGGTAGGTTTTTCCCGATACTTTTTGGATGATGTAGCCCAAAAGCGTGATGCCCAAGTTGCTATATTCGTACGCCACCCCAGGTGTATTTGAGAAAGCAATTGGGCTTTTTATTAGTTTCAATAATTCTTCGTTGGTATCGGCCAATTGGCGGTCACCCCACGGGTTGTCTTCGGGAAAACCTGCCGCGTGCGTGAGCAAATGACGAATCGTAATGGCGGGGGCGTCGGCCGTGAGCAATTTCGTATTCTTCATTTCAGGAATGTACTTGTCGGCGCGGTCGTCCAAGTCGAGTTTGCCCGCATCGCGCAATTGCAAAATCGCCATGGTCGTGAAGCTTTTACTCATCGACGCAATACGGAAAAGCGACTGCGTCGTGGCGGGCGTTTTTTTGCTAAGGTCGGTATAGCCCGCCGTCCCCGTGTGAATCATTTTGCCATCGACTACCACTCCGTACGTAAACCCAGGGAAATGATTTTTTTCGGCGTATTCTTTGTAAATTTTGTCAATGGTAGGCAATACCGACTCGATTTTCTTCATTCGGTCGGGATCGGTGAAAACGGGCGGTTTGTAGGATTGGGCTAGGACTGATAGTTCACCAAAACAATAACTCAATAAAAAGAAGCCAAGGAAAGATAGTTTTTTCACAGATTTTCGTGGTTAGCGTTGGACAGGCATCGAAAATAGTGATAACCGCTGAAACTATGCTATGCTTCTACCAATTTTTGTCGTTCAATGGCTAAATCATAATCCATTTGCATTCGGAGCCAGAATGCCGCATCAATGCCAAGGGCTTTTTCTAATTTAAGAGCAATGGCCGCAGAAATGCCTCTTCTACCCTTCAAAATGTCAGAAAAATGCGAAGGATACATTCGTAAATCCATGGCAAAACTTGACTTTTTTAGCTCTCTCGCCTCTAACTCCATTTCTAATACCTCACCTGGATGAGTTGGAAAGGCAGGACGGAGTTCTCGCCCGTCATTGCCAATTACTTTGTATGTACTCATGATATTGTAAATTCAAAAGTTTCAATTCTTATTCTGCTTACAGTATGTTTATGATATAAAGTTCTATTGATAATGATGGGTCATATCATCAATCGTGACTATTTCGGTCAAAGTAATCATGTCATTTTGTAATCGAAACTCCAAGCGATAACTCAAGTCTATTCGAATAGAGTAAACTCCTTTTTTATCTCCTTTTAATTCCTCGAAATTTAACCCCCTGAATTGGTATAGAGCTATAGAGTTTTCTACGTTCTTCAAAATAGTTACTTTCTGGACAAACTTTTTGATAACTTGTTCGCTGTAACGAGGCTTGCCTTTGACGGTTTTTCCTTCGTACAATTTTTCCAAGTAGT contains:
- a CDS encoding DUF3592 domain-containing protein → MKTKSNRIGGSIFAIIGLLMMIGAWMLFQNDQKFAKEAASATGTVVESVYVKSRKGKGSYYPVVEFQTAEGKRMTFRSDTGRGRPDYENGEQVSILYEKQNPANAKIAGFWELWGLSAVLAVFGLIFMGVGLKISRS
- a CDS encoding AIR synthase-related protein; its protein translation is MTERYLQRGVSASKEDVHRAIAKLDKGLFPKAFCKIVPDILAGDPDYCTIMHADGAGTKTSLAYLYWKETGDLSVWRGIAQDSIVMNTDDLICVGATGPMLISSSIDRNKNKIPGEVIAEIINGTEEVLEMLRSHGVEIYSTGGETADVGDLVRTITVNSTVIARMKRSDVISNDTIQAGDVIVGLASFGQASYETTYNGGMGSNGLTSARHDVLDSYLAPKYPESFDPEVHSSLVYSGSKRLTDAVENTPVNVGQLILSPTRTYAPFAKTLLDELRPHIHGMVHCSGGAQTKVLHFIENLHVVKNNLFPIPPLFKLIQTESGTSWQEMYKVFNMGHRLEVYLSSEHAQRVIEIAQSFGIEAQIIGYVEASEGKKVTVQSEFGEFVYE
- a CDS encoding Gfo/Idh/MocA family protein — protein: MQSSRRDFIRSASVATGASLFSFTPLELLASQRKRVSANDKLQLGVIGCKGMGWSDLRSHLQMSEVECVALADVDQSVLDQRAADVQTARGNRPQLYKDYRKMLENKDIDAVIVGTPDHWHCLALTDSLAAGKHVYCEKPLANSIEECNIMLAAAKRAGKIIQIGQWQRSGSHYEKAIEYVRSGKLGNIRLVKVWAYQGWMEPVPVKPDSAPPAGVDYDMWLGPAKKRPFNPNRFHFNFRWFWDYAGGLMTDWGVHEIDIALYAMNAKAPKSVMASGGKLAYPDDASETPDTLQTVYEYEGFNMLWEHATGIDGGNYGLTEGIAFIGNNGTLVLHRGGWSLHPETQTKNGIKVYKIEDIPDQARNGDYLNEHTKNFVQAIKDNNPKLLKCGIETGSVAAINAHMGNIAYKTGRKVYWDATTGAFKNDAEANALIKAHYNNGWQLPKA
- a CDS encoding serine hydrolase; this translates as MKKLSFLGFFLLSYCFGELSVLAQSYKPPVFTDPDRMKKIESVLPTIDKIYKEYAEKNHFPGFTYGVVVDGKMIHTGTAGYTDLSKKTPATTQSLFRIASMSKSFTTMAILQLRDAGKLDLDDRADKYIPEMKNTKLLTADAPAITIRHLLTHAAGFPEDNPWGDRQLADTNEELLKLIKSPIAFSNTPGVAYEYSNLGITLLGYIIQKVSGKTYQKFINDNIFQPLGMTHTKWEYAEVPADKLAHGYRWRDGQWTEEALLHDGAWGAMGGLITSIDDFSKYMALHLAAWPPKNDADNGPLKRSSIREMHQPWNISGFSPQFKYASGRPCATVSAYCYGLNWLRDCEGREYVGHSGGLPGFGSNWRILPQYGIGVVAFANVTYAPTVPINLQILDTLIVSAQLKPRQLPASDILKQRQQQLTQLLPNWQNAESSGLFAENFFADYSLEALKKEASALFEKAGKIVSVKEIVPENQLRGRYLIEGEKATLWVSFTLTPENSPLIQEYHIGEVRK
- a CDS encoding HigA family addiction module antitoxin, which codes for MSTYKVIGNDGRELRPAFPTHPGEVLEMELEARELKKSSFAMDLRMYPSHFSDILKGRRGISAAIALKLEKALGIDAAFWLRMQMDYDLAIERQKLVEA
- a CDS encoding type II toxin-antitoxin system RelE/ParE family toxin, which gives rise to MLVKFNNDYLEKLYEGKTVKGKPRYSEQVIKKFVQKVTILKNVENSIALYQFRGLNFEELKGDKKGVYSIRIDLSYRLEFRLQNDMITLTEIVTIDDMTHHYQ